Proteins from a single region of Oncorhynchus nerka isolate Pitt River linkage group LG18, Oner_Uvic_2.0, whole genome shotgun sequence:
- the LOC115146602 gene encoding forkhead box protein A1-A, whose amino-acid sequence MLGTVKMEGHETPDWSSYYNDAQEVYSPMVNNGMNAGLSSMNNMNSYMSMSTNGNMTSGSFNMSYANPGLGAGLSPGTMTGMPPSASSAMNGMGGGVPLMGTALSPSNMGAMSAQQASMNAMNPYASMSPTMSPMSYTQPNLNRARDNKSFRRSYPHAKPPYSYISLITMAIQQAPSKMLTLSEIYQWIMDLFPYYRQNQQRWQNSIRHSLSFNDCFIKVSRSPDKPGKGSYWALHPDSGNMFENGCYLRRQKRFKCENRKISSSKGDGRKDQSGSGSPSSENTNSKTGNVDSNSLSNQSSSPHSMDHRSSGSASELKSSGPPLHPVASSATSLSSLPLPPHSMAHESHLHLKGDPHYSFNHPFSINNLMSSSEQQHKLDLKAYEQALQYSSYGSSMSSSLPLGSASMVGRAMDPSAIEASYYQGVYSRPVLNTS is encoded by the exons ATGTTGGGTACAGTGAAAATGGAAGGTCACGAAACGCCAGATTGGAGCAGCTATTACAATGACGCACAAGAG GTATATTCGCCCATGGTGAACAACGGCATGAATGCAGGACTGAGTTCCATGAACAATATGAACAGTTACATGAGTATGTCTACTAATGGAAATATGACCTCAGGTTCTTTCAATATGTCTTACGCCAACCCCGGCCTGGGAGCCGGACTAAGCCCCGGGACAATGACAGGGATGCCCCCGAGCGCGTCCAGTGCGATGAACGGAATGGGTGGAGGGGTACCGTTAATGGGCACTGCCCTTAGCCCCTCGAACATGGGCGCGATGTCGGCTCAGCAGGCTTCCATGAACGCTATGAATCCATACGCGAGCATGAGCCCTACTATGAGCCCAATGTCCTATACTCAGCCCAACCTGAACCGAGCAAGGGACAACAAGTCGTTCAGGAGAAGCTACCCACACGCAAAGCCTCCGTATTCATACATATCCCTCATAACCATGGCCATTCAGCAAGCACCAAGCAAGATGCTCACGCTTAGCGAAATCTATCAGTGGATAATGGACCTATTTCCATACTACAGACAGAACCAACAGAGGTGGCAGAACTCTATTCGCCATTCATTGTCTTTTAATGATTGCTTCATCAAAGTGTCTAGGTCACCGGATAAGCCAGGCAAAGGTTCGTACTGGGCCCTGCACCCAGATTCAGGAAATATGTTCGAGAACGGTTGTTACCTACGCAGACAAAAGCGCTTTAAATGCGAAAATAGAAAGATATCTTCAAGTAAAGGGGACGGAAGGAAAGACCAGTCCGGTTCTGGGTCGCCTTCGAGCGAGAACACCAACAGCAAGACTGGGAATGTGGACTCCAACTCCCTCTCCAACCAGTCCTCTAGCCCTCACAGCATGGACCACAGGAGCAGTGGCAGCGCCTCTGAACTAAAGAGCAGCGGGCCACCTCTCCACCCCGTGGCCAGCTCGGCCacgtccctgtcctctctccctttaCCTCCGCACTCGATGGCGCACGAGTCCCATCTGCACCTAAAAGGGGATCCCCATTACTCATTCAACCACCCGTTTTCAATAAATAATTTAATGTCATCCTCAGAGCAACAGCACAAACTGGATTTGAAAGCCTACGAGCAAGCTTTGCAATACTCTTCCTACGGCTCAAGTATGTCTTCCAGTCTACCCCTCGGCAGCGCGTCCATGGTAGGCAGAGCCATGGACCCATCCGCAATAGAGGCGTCATACTATCAAGGTGTGTATTCCAGACCAGTCCTCAACACTTCTTAG
- the ttc6 gene encoding uncharacterized protein ttc6 has product MEEATERPCGTSDTPQNRTSQMSAGSVSLLEFHADLLQSPPASLPQSALLLHIPKTKSEVSRSQGTTRIKGISEGRNSVHLVLSSPGQKPSQKPAIAQLAGTTKVVSMSMRPQPPSKPRSERPATGTRMFIYKSKKESEQVSEKEAAERRIRRSNFFSRCLALSSDNTDDSRNSEDSGSEPSHGKAPQKVKKKKRRNQKDRSTHAPRTPADDRSSKSQRSTMAPNSIHSVKSTTELLEEARGIVGAEVAESQEDTDPQQRHPEESVATTMGLVRGRGRTVDEIIASLQRGDSDMPSASDQMIKELMERVLGDSYNADNETSADGYKTIHHLCTTPVSQALPLELQLASRVCHTSSQLSAPPQFHQQRAALQHIAAQPDRHRILNEGVPRVEVTESDGKDCVSHLPSQTSDSLADWQRIAEFYVEKPRMMLHGQATSLCSNELKMFWHPAPPKFSCSPAFVKHKLFPKYQATWNDLSREELYGDLQDLVESACDLTEMEPTTSVENVLSRKFKSMIDLRVTEQSPQPSIDKEQLKRPFSAPHLNPEPEAFLKVSCDFATVTRELEVVRQQLSSTVLAEETHPQVTPTVQQEADHQAPAAGPNTEELTPALSQSQLQYRRDRGRVMMAEPVRGGSISHSKRKVAKGGKKLCPAKLAYIHEKLQESPRTLIRSESVCQLLPIKPTTCLSEEPPLPLPLPRYPSLPLVLDFESFAADQGGIPDVLPPREWVRDIWDAWFDQLFPPLEESSSTSKKESDSSKRAPSSSLQSGALKKPGEKVLMLDEIQPLDWVDLSLTLDQGLTTGDLEGEVAKLTQAIAQQDRPSAFDLCRRGALQKKLGRLNQALEDLNATISLEPYLLDAYWHRHSIYLLRNNQNSALDDLNFIIKHTKKHADAFKSKAEIYRVRGETTLAIINYTQAIKCRPEDDDNYFKRAEMYEKRNEILLAMEDYAKTFTINPGRTDALLTHGLQYFHSCNWMVALSDFTLLLQRDPSHAIARTYRGRIYAKVGQYQEAIEDFSLAVHLDPNDWQAFYHRGCLLRKRMPDISLQDLSTSVLINDSQENLSAFLHRGLLYTERRQWQQAVFDFEAVIKLDRSVALAHVNLGLIFMLNMGQNYEAIRMFSNALRVDPTYIRGYICRAQAYRNVNDLKRALKDLTRATHMKPDAQQLYIMRGQYLCDMEQFDLATFCIQYAAEMNKALGSSPIQQAAVQSFLGNDAKAIACLEAASNNRPSPPILILLGKTQMKARKFMEAVESFRKSLILLSPNETNLYNVSEAAEVFYLTGLCYMALALLLQAFDAFSNAVKINPDYADAYHQRGLCRMRLQQSKSVQDFNRALFINPNLFQVYLSRAAFYGAKGRYSKAILNCNEAIKIQPKSVRVYLYRGALKFYLKVYKGAVEDLTMALRIDKTCSFAHYNRGVCYQQLEEYELALRDYGIVLLLPSKKEIDLKVLINRALLYVELSDHHNALQDFKAASLRSPEDATIYHALGVYHHRLGQLQESVEAYSQAMQISPFFLDAYVGRGNACMDYGHTQATKQAQRDFLSALHLNPLCSNARICLAYNFQVFGFFQRAWNQFTVAAEIDSKCWKAFEGRAVINLQMGNTYAAFQDINMALKHHPVSDQLLTNRGVINQFMGDKANAMKDYQRAISLNPKYALAFFNAANLYFYNRQFEQACEHYSQAFELDPEDESAVLNRAITRALLRKVPEALQDFSEALRLNPYSSHVFFNRANLYSSLRQYRNAEKDLSHALLLQPNDALVYKLRADVRGHLGLTDQAMQDYRTAVELQEALEG; this is encoded by the exons ATGGAAGAGGCTACAGAGAGACCCTGTGGCACATCGGACACGCCCCAAAATAGGACCTCACAGATGTCTGCAGGGTCAGTCAGCCTGTTGGAGTTCCATGCAGATCTGCTACAATCACCACCTGCCTCCTTACCACAAAGTGCTCTCCTACTACACATCCCTAAAACAAAGTCTGAGGTGAGCAGGAGTCAAGGAACCACACGTATCAAAGGAATCAGTGAAGGGAGAAATTCAGTTCATTTGGTCCTGTCTTCTCCAGGCCAGAAACCTTCCCAGAAGCCGGCCATAGCTCAGCTAGCAGGGACTACCAAAGTGGTGTCCATGTCCATGAGGCCACAGCCTCCCTCTAAGCCCAGGTCAGAGAGGCCAGCAACAGGGACTAGGATGTTTATATACAAGAGCAAGAAGGAGTCAGAGCAGGTGTCGGAGAAGGAAGCGGCAGAGAGGCGCATCCGGAGATCCAACTTCTTCAGCAGATGTCTGGCTCTGAGCTCGGACAACACCGATGACAGCAGGAACAGTGAGGACTCGGGCTCCGAGCCATCCCACGGGAAAGCCCCACAGAAGGTCAAGAAAAAGAAAAGGAGGAATCAGAAAGATAGGTCTACGCATGCACCAAGGACGCCCGCTGACGACAGAAGCTCAAAGAGCCAGAGGAGTACCATGGCCCCTAACAGTATCCACAGTGTCAAGTCCACCACAGAGCTGCTGGAGGAGGCACGGGGCATTGTAGGGGCCGAGGTTGCAGAGAGCCAGGAGGACACGGACCCCCAGCAGAGACACCCAGAGGAGTCAGTGGCCACGACTATGGGGCTtgtcagaggcagagggaggacgGTGGATGAGATCATTGCCTCCTTACAGAGAGGGGACAGTGATATGCCATCTGCCTCGGACCAGATGATCAAGGAGCTGATGGAAAGAGTGCTGGGGGACAGCTACAATGCTGACAACGAG ACTAG TGCAGATGGGTACAAGACCATTCACCACCTCTGTACAACCCCAGTCAGCCAGGCCCTGCCTCTGGAGCTGCAGCTGGCTTCCCGGGTCTGTCACACCTCCAGCCAACTCAGTGCACCACCACAGTTTCACCAACAGAGGGCAGCACTACAACACATCGCTGCCCAGCCTGACAGACACAG GATATTAAATGAAGGCGTGCCCCGCGTGGAGGTGACTGAGTCTGATGGAAAGGACTGTGTGAGTCACCTGCCTTCCCAGACTTCAGAcagcctggctgactggcagaggaTCGCTGAGTTTTACGTGGAGAAGCCCAGGATGATGCTTCATGGACAGGCG aCCTCTCTGTGTTCCAACGAGCTGAAGATGTTCTGGCACCCAGCGCCTCCTAAGTTCAGCTGCTCTCCTGCATTCGTCAAACACAAACTCTTTCCCAAGTACCAG GCAACGTGGAACGATCTCTCCAGAGAGGAGCTCTATGGTGATCTACAGGACCTGGTGGAATCAGCCTGTGACCTGACAGAGATGGAGCCAACCACCTCAGTG GAAAATGTGCTGTCCAGAAAGTTCAAGTCTATGATAGACCTTAGAGTAACTGAGCAGTCACCTCAACCCTCCATTGACAAAGAACAG TTGAAGAGGCCCTTCTCTGCCCCACACCTCAACCCTGAGCCAGAGGCCTTCCTCAAGGTATCATGTGACTTTGCCACCGTCACCAGAGAGCTGGAGGTGGTTCGGCAGCAGCTGTCCTCCACTGTGCTGGCTGAGGAGACCCATCCCCAGGTTACTCCCACTGTCCAGCAGGAGGCCGACCACCAAGCCCCCGCAGCAGGCCCCAACACAGAGGAGCTTACCCCAGCCCTCAGCCAGAGTCAACTCCAGTACAGGAGGGACCGAGGCAGGGTGATGATGGCGGAACCCGTCAGGGGAGGCAGCATATCCCACTCGAAGAGGAAGGTCGCCAAGGGTGGGAAGAAGCTGTGCCCTGCCAAGCTGGCCTACATCCACGAAAAACTGCAGGAGTCACCACGTACTCTCATCAG GAGTGAGTCTGTGTGCCAGCTACTACCCATCAAACCCACCACGTGCCTTTCAGAGgagcctcccctccctctccccttgccTCGCTACCCGAGCCTACCCCTGGTGCTGGACTTTGAGAGCTTTGCCGCTGACCAGGGTGGCATCCCCGACGTACTCCCTCCCCGGGAGTGGGTGAGGGATATCTGGGATGCCTGGTTTGACCAGCTCTTCCCCCCACTGGAGGAGAGCAGCAGCACCTCCAAGAAAGAGTCAGACTCCTCTAAGAGGGCCCCCAGCAGCAGCCTCCAGAGCGGGGCCCTGAAGAAGCCTGGGGAGAAGGTCCTGATGCTGGATGAGATACAGCCTCTGGACTGGGTGgacctgtctctgaccctggATCAGGGACTGACCACAGGCGACCTGGAGGGAGAGGTGGCCAAGCTGACCCAGGCTATTGCCCAGCAGGACAGACCCAGCGCCTTTGACCTGTGTCGCAGGGGGGCGCTGCAGAAGAAACTGGGCCGGCTTAACCAGGCTCTGGAGGATCTCAATGCC ACCATTTCCCTAGAGCCCTACCTGCTGGATGCTTACTGGCACAGGCACAGCATTTATCTGCTCAGAAACAACCAGAATAGTGCTTTGGATGACCTGAACTTTATCATCAAGCACACCAAGAAACATGCAG ATGCCTTCAAGTCCAAAGCAGAAATCtacagagtgagaggagagaccaCCCTGGCTATTATAAACTACACTCAGGCCATCAAATGCAGACCTGAAGACGATGACAACTATTTCAAGAGGGCGGAGATGTACGAGAAGAGGAATGAGATTCTACTGGCCATGGAGGACTATGCCAAA ACGTTCACCATCAACCCAGGGAGAACGGATGCTCTGTTGACCCACGGCCTGCAGTACTTCCACAGCTGTAACTGGATGGTGGCTCTGTCTGACTTTACTCTGCTGCTCCAGCGTGATCCCAGCCATGCCATCGCCAG GACGTACAGGGGCAGGATCTATGCTAAGGTGGGTCAGTACCAGGAAGCCATCGAGGACTTCTCCCTAGCAGTTCACCTGGACCCCAATGACTGGCAGGCCTTCTACCACCGGGGCTGTCTGCTCAGGAAGAGGATGCCTGATATTTCCCTCCAAGACCTCAGCACCTCAG TACTCATTAATGATAGCCAAGAGAACCTGAGTGCCTTCCTGCACAGGGGCCTGCTCTATACGGAGCGACGGCAGTGGCAACAAGCCGTGTTCGACTTTGAAGCTGTGATCAAACTTGACAG GTCTGTAGCGCTGGCCCATGTGAACCTGGGCTTGATCTTCATGTTGAATATGGGCCAGAACTATGAAGCCATCCGAATGTTCAGCAACGCTTTGAGGGTGGACCCCACCTACATCAGAGGATACATCTGCCGTGCCCAAGCCTATCGCAAT GTCAATGATCTGAAGAGAGCGCTGAAAGATCTGACACGAGCCACGCATATGAAACCAGACGCTCAACAATTGTATATCATGAG ggGCCAGTATTTGTGTGACATGGAACAGTTTGACCTGGCCACGTTCTGTATCCAGTATGCTGCAGAGATGAACAAAG CACTAGGGTCATCTCCCATCCAGCAGGCTGCTGTCCAGTCTTTCCTGGGGAATGATGCCAAAGCCATTGCCTGTCTGGAGGCAGCCTCCAACAACCGACCTTCACCTCCCATCCTCATTCTCCTGGGCAAGACACAGATGAAGGCACGCAAGTTCATG GAGGCAGTAGAGAGCTTCAGGAAATCCCTGATTCTGCTGAGCCCCAACGAAACCAACCTGTACAACGTCTCTGAAGCTGCAGAGGTCTTCTATCTGACTGGACTCTGCTACATGGCACTGGCTCTCCTGTTGCAG GCTTTTGATGCGTTCAGCAACGCAGTGAAGATTAACCCTGACTATGCAGATGCGTACCACCAGCGTGGGCTCTGTCGTATGCGCCTGCAGCAGTCCAAGAGTGTTCAGGACTTCAACAGAGCCCTCTTCATCAACCCCAACCTGTTCCAG GTGTATCTGAGCCGTGCAGCCTTCTATGGTGCTAAAGGGCGCTATTCAAAGGCCATCCTGAACTGCAACGAAGCCATTAAGATCCAGCCCAAGAGTGTCAGAGTCTACCTGTATAGAGGAGCACTCAAATTCTACCTGAAG GTGTACAAAGGGGCCGTGGAGGACCTGACCATGGCCCTGAGGATAGACAAAACCTGCTCATTTGCACACTACAACCGTGGAGTGTGTTATCAGCAACTCGAGGAATATGAATTG GCTCTTAGAGACTATGGGATTGTCCTCCTCCTTCCCAGCAAGAAGGAGATTGACCTGAAGGTCTTGATCAATCGTGCCCTTCTCTACGTGGAGCTGAGTGACCATCACAATGCCTTACAG GATTTCAAAGCTGCCTCCTTGAGAAGTCCAGAGGACGCCACCATCTACCATGCCCTAGGAGTCTACCATCACAG GCTGGGTCAGCTCCAGGAGTCAGTAGAAGCCTACAGCCAGGCCATGCAGATCAGCCCGTTCTTCCTAGATGCCTACGTGGGGCGGGGCAATGCCTGCATGGACTACGGCCACACCCAGGCTACCAAACAAGCTCAGAGGGACTTCCTTTCGGCCCTGCACCTCAACCCCCTCTGCTCCAACGCACGCATCTGCCTGGCCTACAACTTCCAG GTTTTCGGTTTCTTCCAAAGAGCCTGGAACCAGTTCACAGTGGCAGCAGAGATTGACTCCAAATGCTGGAAGGCATTTGAGGGGAGAGCTGTCATCAACCTGCAGATGGGAAACACCTATGCTGCTTTCCAAGACATTAACATGgctctgaag